The Sporomusaceae bacterium genomic sequence TGGCCGAAGGTGTCGTTGATGGCTTTGAAGTGGTCGATGTCGATGACGAATATGGCCAGGGGCGAACCGCTCAGGGCGTGGACGGCGAATTCTTCTTCGGCGCGCCGGAAGAAGCCGCGGCGGTTGAGGGCGCCGGTGAGTTCGTCGCGGTTGGCGAGCTCGGCGAGTTTGTCGCGCGTGACCGCGTCCTGGTAGCGGCCGAGGAATTCCTGGCGGCGCGACGTGTAGTAGAGCGCGGAGAAGTAAAGACCGATGACGTTGACGATGAGGAAGGATATGACGAAGATGAGGTAGGGGGCGAGCTGATCGACTTTTTTGATGAGGAAGAATATGGCGAAGTGGCCGGCAGTGTAGAGGAGCGCCGGGATGACGCGGTTCCAGAATGTGCCGGGGACAACGACGTACATGCTCATGACGATGAGGATGTCGACGGTGAAGTAGTTGATATAGGTGGGCGGGCGGGTGAAGGCCTGGAGGTATAGGACGCAGGCGGCGGCGACAAGCCACATGAAAAGGGTCAGCCGGTCATACTCCGCCGGGCTGATGGAGCGGCAGAGACGGATAACGTAGTAGCTGACGAACAGGAGGAGCACCCCCCTGATGATGAGCGCCTGGAGGAGCAGGGGGCCAACGCCGAGAACGACGAAGTCGACCGAGACGAAAAACAGGTTGATGGCTAACCAGAACGCGGCCATCAGCTTAGCGACAAAGGTGTCGCTGTGCAGGTAGCGCGTCCTGTAGGCGTACTCGAGGCGTTCTTCCAGGCGCGGTTCAAATCTGTTTTCGATTTTTTCGGCCAGTAGAGGCAATTTGCGATCAACTCCCGGTTAAGGGTAACAAATATGTTTTCGCCTCTTGCGACACTATTCCTTTTTACGACGCATATTTTGACATTACGGGACGTGGGGACCGGTGGAATGGAAATTGCCTGCGGCGGGGAAACTAGGGAAAACCGAAGGAGGCAAATTGATGACGCTACAGTTGACGCAGAAGGAGCAGCAGTTGCTGCAGGATCAGACGACCCACGAGAAGGTGTGCATCCAGAAGTACCGGCAGTACGCCGCGAAGGCGGGCGACGCGCAGCTTAAACAATTGTTCACGTCGTTCGCCCAGCAGGAGCAGCAGCATCTGGATACGATCAATTCGCTGCTGAACGGCCAGGCGCCGAGCATGAGCCAGCAGGGCCAGGGGCAGCAGAGCC encodes the following:
- a CDS encoding GGDEF domain-containing protein; this encodes MPLLAEKIENRFEPRLEERLEYAYRTRYLHSDTFVAKLMAAFWLAINLFFVSVDFVVLGVGPLLLQALIIRGVLLLFVSYYVIRLCRSISPAEYDRLTLFMWLVAAACVLYLQAFTRPPTYINYFTVDILIVMSMYVVVPGTFWNRVIPALLYTAGHFAIFFLIKKVDQLAPYLIFVISFLIVNVIGLYFSALYYTSRRQEFLGRYQDAVTRDKLAELANRDELTGALNRRGFFRRAEEEFAVHALSGSPLAIFVIDIDHFKAINDTFGHDAGDEALKTFCALVLGSIRERDSFGRTGGEEFALLLPRTEGEKAAAIAERLRKQCGHIFEQTATPNLRFTVSIGVAQALPDDKTVHDLYRRADKALYLAKDGGRNKVHFSAGE